One genomic segment of Mytilus trossulus isolate FHL-02 chromosome 4, PNRI_Mtr1.1.1.hap1, whole genome shotgun sequence includes these proteins:
- the LOC134716655 gene encoding uncharacterized protein LOC134716655 — MDLNKLKSIRKANRSVVTIHLRKIDDLKNEAELARINLLATFESVEQKKKLLEDLNQQIISAIDTEDIEEEILNIDEYILDLETKLKHFRLFIQSLDNSNNHTNQQSTSSYQTLNYDAPPFIPTSCIENQQQSYIAPSLSTFNNQTHHLPKLTFSNFSGNVIEWQSFWDSFESAVHMNPSLPDIQKFNYLKSQLGGEASHTIDGFALTNANYKVAINVLKERYGQASKSTQAHMKALLDITPPNNDLQSLHIFYDRIEASVRGLEALGQSQDTYGTLLVSIILSKLSGEVRQHLARDHGSNTWI, encoded by the coding sequence ATGGATTTGAATAAGCTGAAATCGATAAGGAAAGCGAACAGAAGTGTAGTAACAATACATTTGCGGAAAATCGACGATTTGAAAAACGAAGCGGAGTTAGCCAGGATAAATCTTTTAGCGACATTCGAGAGTGTGGAACAGAAGAAGAAACTTTTAGAAGATTTGAATCAACAAATTATAAGTGCAATCGATACAGAGGATATTGAAGAAGAAATTCTCAACATAGATgagtatattttagatttagAAACTAAACTAAAACACTTCCGTTTATTCATACAAAGTTTAGATAATTCGAACAATCATACAAATCAACAGTCAACTTCATCATACCAAACATTAAATTATGACGCGCCACCTTTCATTCCAACCTCATGTATTGAAAATCAACAACAGAGCTATATCGCACCGTCATTGTCAACGTTTAACAATCAAACGCACCATCTTCCGAAATTAACTTTTTCCAATTTCAGTGGAAATGTTATTGAATGGCAATCTTTCTGGGATTCTTTCGAATCGGCAGTACATATGAACCCGAGTCTACCAGATATTCAAAAGTTCAACTATTTAAAATCGCAACTCGGAGGTGAAGCTTCACATACAATTGATGGATTCGCATTGACAAACGCAAATTACAAGGTGGCAATTAATGTATTAAAAGAAAGATACGGACAAGCTAGTAAGAGTACGCAAGCGCACATGAAGGCATTGTTAGACATTACACCACCAAATAATGATTTACAAagtttacacatattttatgatcGCATAGAGGCATCCGTACGCGGATTGGAAGCGTTAGGCCAATCGCAAGACACTTACGGCACATTACTGGTCTCTATAATTTTGAGCAAGCTTTCCGGAGAAGTAAGGCAACATTTAGCGAGAGATCATGGATCTAACACATGGATTTGA
- the LOC134716656 gene encoding uncharacterized protein LOC134716656 — MGINSKELDQENEDYLKTYQNTCIEFQGGQYIAKLPWKREHDQLPTNFSIAKRRTESVIRRLDREPGMLKTYDDIIKNQELKGFIEKIDDEECNDKTVHYIPHHPGRKDSLTTPIRIVYDCSCRQSDQYPTLNDCLMNTPLVINDLTKLLLRFRLNAIAISTDIEKAFLHVGLHEHDRDATRFLWMSDAENINSKLVTYRFKSVLFGATCSPFILSATLLKHVQTQGKNSDTDKMIEQDIYVDNIISSVSNENKAVQYHKEARELMTKGGFNLRSWTSNSQFLRTKVCADKILDKDTKQKVLGMRWDVQKDELYFAQPEIHLTAETDITKREILKQSSKIYDPLGLLSPITIRAKLFLQELWRENYEWDEILPTKLCETWIDIATNIQKSIKTAFPRRYFTGTQYETTSLTLHVFYDASLKAYGSVAYLCNGNESKLIMAKTRVAPVKSLTLPQLELMAAVNGARLTQHILSTFTNISNVELWSDSQIVLHWLMSKKPLKRFIANRVTEINE, encoded by the coding sequence ATGGGAATAAACTCTAAAGAATTAGACCAAGAGAATGAAGATTACTTAAAAACGTATCAGAACACTTGCATTGAATTTCAAGGCGGACAATATATCGCAAAATTACCATGGAAACGAGAACATGATCAACTTCCGACAAATTTTAGTATTGCTAAACGAAGAACTGAATCTGTAATCAGAAGGCTAGACAGGGAACCAGGTATGTTGAAAACGTATGACGATATTATAAAGAACCAAGAGCTTAAAGGtttcattgaaaaaatagaTGATGAAGAATGTAACGACAAGACAGTGCATTATATACCGCACCACCCAGGTAGGAAAGATTCGTTGACCACACCAATTCGCATTGTTTACGATTGTAGTTGTAGACAATCTGATCAGTACCCGACCTTGAACGACTGTCTAATGAATACACCACTCGTtattaatgacttgacaaaactATTATTGCGTTTTCGATTAAACGCCATCGCAATTTCAACTGATATCGAAAAGGCATTCTTACACGTAGGTTTACACGAACATGACAGAGATGCGACAAGATTTTTGTGGATGTCTGATGCAGAAAACATAAATAGTAAATTGGTGACATATCGTTTTAAGTCTGTTCTTTTTGGCGCTACATGCTCCCCTTTTATTCTGAGCGCAACACTACTCAAACATGTGCAGACTCAAGGAAAGAATAGTGACACAGATAAAATGATTGAACAAGACATTTATGTTGATAATATTATATCGAGCGTAAGTAACGAGAACAAAGCCGTACAGTATCACAAAGAAGCCAGAGAATTAATGACAAAAGGTGGGTTTAATCTCCGATCGTGGACATCGAACAGTCAGTTTTTACGGACAAAAGTATGCGCTGATAAAATACTTGACAAGGACACCAAACAGAAAGTACTAGGAATGCGTTGGGATGTACAAAAAGACGAACTTTATTTCGCACAACCTGAAATTCACTTAACAGCGGAAACAGATATCACTAAACGAGAGATATTGAAGCAATCATCGAAAATATATGACCCATTAGGCCTCTTGAGTCCAATCACAATCAGAGCAAAATTATTTCTCCAAGAACTTTGGCGCGAAAACTACGAATGGGATGAGATTTTACCTACAAAGTTATGTGAAACATGGATTGACATTGCAACAAACATTCAAAAGAGTATCAAGACTGCTTTTCCGAGACGTTATTTTACCGGTACACAATACGAAACCACATCGTTAACATTACACGTATTTTATGATGCCAGCTTGAAAGCTTACGGCTCCGTAGCCTATCTTTGCAACGGGAACGAATCAAAATTGATTATGGCGAAAACAAGAGTAGCTCCGGTTAAAAGTTTAACACTACCGCAGTTAGAGTTAATGGCAGCTGTAAATGGCGCGAGACTTACACAACACATTTTATCCACGTTTACCAACATTAGCAACGTAGAATTATGGTCTGACAGTCAAATAGTATTGCATTGGCTGATGTCAAAGAAACCACTAAAACGATTCATTGCAAACAGAGTAACTGAAATTAACGAGTAA